A single genomic interval of Lathyrus oleraceus cultivar Zhongwan6 chromosome 7, CAAS_Psat_ZW6_1.0, whole genome shotgun sequence harbors:
- the LOC127107806 gene encoding uncharacterized protein LOC127107806, which produces METTIPVKTMIPSTSMIQNHAFKTKTTTRLNSTRRISTQLKHLRFSIHSKFSDTNFQDFGSYAKPAGLLPASEVKVYTNTSLESILSSIKEDRSKSLFRVKLVTSNLYASSITDFNAGVLLCFIDEDGNSILQRLPASLMTGHSAESGDRLHFQRGSVDEFIFEGPRITRLEALWVGVESGQWRLGNISLMVISSEWKPSLPVEEVPQYTGFQYDFPVEDVLLGEGTNLSMLELRPSLVTQLEGTDPVSLFNKELYDSTLLLNPKISKEESMEEYSNLKFSLLFYDAVLIFFGTSITSFSSGENTGFAFLIGGIGGFLYLLLLQRYVDGLPGSELITSNKKGTDALFKGLKGPIVSVALALAFAVFVVKYSSGDYIDVTLTPKDIIVGMIGFLACKVSVVLSAFKPITPKLHE; this is translated from the exons ATGGAGACAACAATTCCTGTGAAGACGATGATTCCTTCAACTTCTATGATTCAAAATCACGCTTTCAAAACGAAAACAACAACACGCTTAAACTCAACTAGAAGGATTTCAACCCAACTCAAACATCTCCGCTTTTCTATTCATTCCAAATTCTCTGATACTAATTTTCAAG ATTTTGGGAGTTATGCTAAACCTGCAGGACTTTTGCCAGCCTCTGAAGTGAAAGTGTATACAAATACATCATTAGAAAGCATTTTATCTTCCATTAAGGAGGATAGATCCAAATCTTTATTCAGAGTCAAGTTGGTTACGAGCAACTTATATGCCTCAAGTATAACTGACTTCAATGCTGGAGTTCTCCTATGCTTCAtagatgaagatggaaattccATTCTGCAGAGATTACCTGCGAGTTTGATGACGGGTCATTCTGCAGAATCGGGGGATAGACTTCATTTCCAAAGAGGTTCTGTTGATGAATTTATTTTTGAGGGTCCGAGAATCACAAGACTTGAGGCTCTTTGGGTCGGTGTTGAATCGG GTCAATGGCGCCTAGGAAATATCTCCTTAATGGTCATTAGTTCCGAATGGAAACCATCATTACCAGTAGAAGAAGTACCACAATACACCGGCTTTCAGTACGACTTTCCGGTTGAGGATGTATTGCTTGGTGAAGGAACCAATCTTTCCATGTTGGAGTTAAGACCTAGCCTCGTGACTCAGCTCGAAGGAACCGATCCTGTAAGTTTATTCAACAAAGAACTTTATGACTCTACATTGCTCCTAAATCCTAAGATCTCAAAAGAAGAGAGCATGGAGGAATATTCAAATTTGAAATTCTCATTGCTATTTTATGATGCTGTGCTGATATTTTTCGGCACATCAATTACTTCCTTCTCATCCGGTGAAAATACTGGGTTCGCTTTCTTGATCGGTGGGATTGGAGGCTTCTTGTATCTGCTATTGTTGCAGAGGTATGTGGATGGACTACCAGGTTCAGAATTAATCACAAGCAACAAAAAAGGAACTGATGCACTGTTCAAAGGATTGAAGGGTCCTATAGTAAGTGTAGCGTTGGCTTTAGCTTTTGCTGTTTTTGTAGTAAAGTATAGCTCAGGAGATTATATTGATGTGACCTTAACACCAAAGGATATCATAGTTGGAATGATAGGGTTTCTTGCTTGTAAAGTTTCTGTGGTGTTGTCTGCATTTAAGCCTATAACACCTAAGTTACATGAGTGA